One Gossypium hirsutum isolate 1008001.06 chromosome A08, Gossypium_hirsutum_v2.1, whole genome shotgun sequence genomic window, GTTTACCACGttttttgttaatataatttttataatttaaactcATTTAGTTTACCATATTCTTGAATCTGATCATTCATGTTAATATTAAGTTTGGATAAAATCTGCTGGAACACAATTTCCGTTTATGAGCACCTTATCAAGTCTAGATTTAATGTGCACACCTGACTTTGCACATGCACATGTACTTCagtgaattttgggttcacatTACAGCATACATGAATAGTGGTTCATACAAgaaatgatatttttttcttttcttttattgttttaggCATCCCCTATGCTTTTCTGCAGATGTAACTgtggatttttcttttcttttatttatcttCAGGCACTTCCCAATCGGAAAGAAGCTCTTATAATATCTTCCTGGCCACAAACTTCTCTTCCCAGGAGTACTCATTTGGTAAAAAGATTTGAAAATTTACAAGCTGTGGTGAGTTTATAGAACTCTTCTTTTTTCCTCTACATTTGCCACTAAATACTCTTTAACAAGGGAATCGCTAACCCCTGATAATATATGTGCTAGACTCGAGCAATCCGGAATGCTAGAGCTGAGTATTCTGTTGAGCCAGCAAAGTGCATAACTGCTTCTATTGTTGGTAGTGAAGAAGTCATTCAGTATATATCTGTAAGTGTAGTTTGTTTCTTTAGGGATTGTCTTattaattataaagaaaaatgaatggcaccgttttgtttcttttcttgatTGTGCCATCTTTCGATGCATAATATATACTAGCGTAGGCTGTTGTAAAGTCTGGCAGAAAAGGGAATGGCTGAACGAACAATGCTAATGTCTTAAGTATCTGTATTCTTAGCATGTCCGCAAATCAATGTTGATAGGTTGTATCCTCTTGATGCAGGAAGAGAAGGAGGTTTTGGCTCTCTTATCCAATCATTTTGCTGATTCTCCTCCAGGCATGTTTACTTTGAACCATATATGCTTTGGTCCTAGGACAAAGAAATGCTTTTGCATATTCATTTCACTAATAGTACTTCCTATTGATTCtctttgatatatgaaatgttggACATCTATATGTATTTATACTTGCAGAGGATGCAAAACAATCAGTTCACCTTACTGCAAGTGAAGGAGTGGAGGCATATCTTCCCCTTGCTGATATGGTTGATATTTCTGCTGAAGTGCAACGTCTTACCAAGCGCCTATCAAAGATGCAAACGGAGTATGAGGGACTTAAAGCTCGCCTCAACTCTCCTAAAGTATGAACTTTACTTTGTCATAGATGTAGATGCACTAATATTGCACATTACTTTGGCACAAATGGTAATAGTGACCACCGTGCTTAAGCTTGTCAAACATGACTGAATGTACGGATTAAAGTAGGATAAAAACGAGGCACGGAACTTAAAAACAACACTACTTTTGTAGTAGTCAGAGTTTCATGGAGAGGATTCCTGAATATGTTTGCTATGGCATTTTGTTTATTATATGTCAACTTTAGTGGGGGCACTTACCCAGAGAACTTCATAAAATTAACTTTAGGGAGAAGCTCAAactgttgttttttttaaaatcaattggGAAAGTTTATGTGCTATAAAGCATTTGGAAAAGTTTGGCACACTTCAATTTGGTGTATCATGAGAACTAGCTGTTGTTCATGTTCAACATTGCTACTAAAGTTAATTGATAGTTCACTGCTTACTCGCGTTAGTCTTCTTAGGATGTGTCAACTGATGGCCTTTTCTTCTCcaacaagcttcatattctccTATGCTTGTTGATGCCTGCAATTACTTACAAGCCTCTTACAATCTATAATATGTGTTCACTGCAGTTCATAGAGAAAGCTCCCAAGGATGCTGTCCGTGGGGTTCAGGAAAAAGCAGCAGAAGCAGAACAGAAGATTAATTTGACCAAAAACCGATTGGCTTTCCTAAAATCAACTGTTATGCTTTCGCAATAGGCTCCATATTGGTCATATCTTAAGTCTTAGCAAAGCTACACGTCCTGTTGGGATGATCTGCACTGTTTACTCATTTATGTCACTATAAACTCCATTTCAACTGTTCTGCACATTCAACCTTTAGAGGACTTTGTAATTTTCTGTTGTTAGAAGCATATTATACCCAAAGTTCCGCACTGATAACGTGACCCCAGAACACAACTGGCTTGGTCAGATAAGAAGGATAGAGCAATCCATAAATTGAGTGGAATTGAAATGCCATAATTATGTTTTCATTGCTTAATCGAAGttacaaaaaatattaaaccTTGCTCATTGTTCTTCATTGTACCTTTATTCCGGTATTGATTTCATTGGTTTCTTGTTTTGGGTTCCAATCTTCCATAGATTTAAGTAGcatttcttttatcaaatattaTTGGCGTGGGAGAATGGAAGATGATGGGTTTCTATTATTCAGTGTTAGCCTTGTATATTTGCGAGATTTTATCTTTCTAACGTGTGGCGTCTTTTATGCCTCGGTTTGAAGCGTGACATGAATACTCGTGGATTATTTTACTTTTCCTATACTAACATGTTTAggaatttgaatgaaattgtgtaatAAAATGTGAATTAGGATTAAGTGAATGAATTGTGTGGAGGTTTCCATGGCCTTTTAGATTTGGCATATTTTTTTGGGTAGCAAAAATGGTCATGATGAGAATGGAATTTACAGCAATTGTTCCATTATCATATGTATATCATCGTGGTCTAATTCGTAATTTACAAGTAGTGTTTCTAAATTATACTACTACATAGGTGCTCATCTTAAAGTATAACTTTTCTCAAGTTGTGCTCTCATTGCTCCAAGACTCAAGAAATATCTacctaatatttttataatttctgttGAGCAGAAAACTTTTCCTCTTTGTTTTTAGTTGAGATATATTTCTTTTTGCTAATATGTTCGGTGGGTTTTTGTCAAGGTTGGTTACTGAATCATTATGAAACTTGGGGAAGGGTTTTTAGGTTTGAttagttaaattttgtttaattttttaaaaaagtgaaatttttatttttaataaaaatattagttaaaatattaaaattttaaacattaaaacaatACTCACAATTTAcatgtatttgatattttttaaaattttaatgaattatatattttttaaattttttaaatattttaatatattcaagtaatagttaaaaatattttcttttacaaagtaaattatttattatgttgatatttttatatataaaatcgattaaaaaaacaaataataagatttttaaaaGAATGACAAAACTCACTTTATAAATGCTTTGTCTTAGCTTGTTCATCTCTGTGCTATCCCATACAGGTATATTCTGACTTAGGTATATCCTATTCTCTGTATATCTCGGTTCggcttttttatgttttttgatcaTCATTCTTTGGATTTTTTCTGTTTTGTCCTAAAGATTCTTAATGAAAAAGTAGATTTGTAATACACTATATTTTAAGTAGTGTTTTCTTATTcccttaaaaaatataatgcatTGAAATATGGAGAATTTTGTATTTCTAATAATGTCTGAATAACTTTTTAGTAGTTGCTTTTTTTATCTGGATAATATTTAGATTTGTTCCGAACTTTCTTATTGCCCGCAGTAGGATGATATTTTTCGGAAATTAATTAACCATTCGTATAAACTGGTcaggttttttttatgttttttatttttgagttatGTGTTTTTCTCTGTTGTATTTTTGTTGTTTCGCGTCACGGTTCTTACATTATATTTTGTGCTTTGCTGAATATTGTTGGGCTGGGGTTATTGGGCTTTcgttttagtgtttaattctGTGTATGCTTCGGTTTTGGGTTAATGGGATATTGGGCAAAATGGCCCTTATTTACAGAGCCCATTCACAAGAGAGTTGTAAGTAAACATATTTGGTTGAAGGCCCCTTCCACACATTTCATGAAGAAGCTCATTGGTTGTATCTACCTCCCCACATTTACAAAGGCCATCAGCAAGTGCAGTATAAGTCACAACATTTGGTATAAGCCCCATTTGCACCATCAGATTATAGAGGGAGAAGGCCTTTTTCATTTCACCTGCCTTGCAATAACCATCAATAAGTGCTGTGTATGTAAATTCATCGGGTTCCAACCCTCTTCCAAGTATTTCTTGAAAGACATTACAAGCTTCTGTCATCTTTCCAGTTCGACATAACCCACAGATTATAGAGGTATAAGTTAATAAATCAGGGATAATTTTTCAACCCTGCATCTCATTTAACAACTTGTATGCAAAAGCAATATTCCCTAGCTTACAGAAACCATCTATGAGAGTTGTGTATACCACACTATCAGAGAGTATTCCCTGGTTCAACATCTCTCTCAAAGCCTCCTTTGCTTGAACTACCTTACCAATCTCGCACAGTAGATATATTACGCTGCTATAGCCTATAGGTATAATGGTTGGGCTTTAATGCTTTACTTTGCATTTCGTCAATTATCCTTAACGCCATTTGCAGCCTCCCCATATGACAATATCCATCAATTATGGTGTTGTATGTTACAACATCAGGAATACAGCCCCTCAACTCCAACTGCAAGAGTAAACGGTGGGCTTCTTTTATTTTCCCTAATTTGCAGAGGGACTGAATGATAATGTTGTATGACGCTGTGTTCCAACAACTGCCAACATCAGGAAGTTCAAAGAAAACTTTTACAGCTCTCCAAAAGCCACCAAGATGGTCTCTTAATTTGCTAAGATATATGTTTAAAGAATCAACAGAGataatcaatccataattcaaaAATTTGTCAAAGAGCTTCTTCCCTTCATCAAGCAACCCGAGTTCAACAAgaacttgaaaaaaaaacatcaaacacTTTAGGATCTGAACCCCAATCCTTGTAAGTGTAAATTAAACGTTCAAGGATGTAACTGAATGATAGACCAATATCCAAATCAGGTTTTGACCAAAAGTCATGAATAAGTTGATGAGCCATTTTTAAATCTTTAGAAGCTGCGTCAATTTGGATAACAATGCAACGGGCTTTGAGTGTTGGGTCTCTATGCAAGCATGCCCACTCAAAGAAATCCAAAACAAGTGTATATTTACCCTTAATGTTCATCAGAACCCAAATCAAATAATTAGATCTAAACTTGGACTCATAAGGCTTCAGAACACGACAAGGGCTCAGAACGGCGTAATTTTATTGCATTTGAGATTTGATGTACAAGTTCTGAGTCCTTGACGGTAGGTTTCTTTGGGGAATAATCGGGAAAAAGCCTGGTATTGGCAGAGTGCGACAAGTGGAGTATTGAGCCCAAATATCTTTTGAAGAAAGGTGGACCAGATTTGGAGGCAAAACTTTGGGGATAACAATGAGATAAGAGCTGGAAACAATGGCTCAGATAAGAGACAACAAACCTGATCATCTTTGCAGGAAAGCTTATCACAAGAAATGTTCAAGAAGACAGCAATTCCTCTCCATGAAGAAGGAACACAATGAAGGAACTTTCTCATCCTACCATCATAAGGAGAATACAAACTATCATGGAAAAAGCTACATATATTAGGATAATAATAAATAGCCGTTAGCATGGTAGCAAATCAGTGAAATCACATTTTCAGCAACACTCAATCATTACTAAATGCCGAGGGATATGAAATGCCCACTAATATCATCATTAAGCAacacattaaataataattcttttCTCATTTGAGCTAAACTTTGTAGATAAACCACATGTCATTTTGAAAGTGAAGTCAATAGTTAAACAATAAAGGTAATCAATTTAACAAAAATGTTGGTTCACCTCTCTGACTTGTGCAATCAATAAACATTTCTAATGAAtttgaaattaatgaaaaaagaACATATAAATCAAATGCTATTCAAACATTGAAATCTGAAAGACCTTGTTTTCTCCTTTTTGCAAAACATATTTCTCCCAGTAAAAACTGCTATAGGGAAGCAAAGAATTATTTAGCTAATGATGCCTTTATTCCATATGGTGATAGAAGTCACAAAGATCAACACCTCAAGCAAGCCTTATGCAAAACGTAATTGCTCATACATCAAGGTTTCAACAGAACCTTTTTCAATGGCCTTTTCCTGATAATGGAGAAAATGTTTATATTAATTAACTGCTGAAATCCCATATTCAGTTCTACTACTGGAAGCTTACAAAAAAACCTATTCAATCACCTCTAAAATGTCAAGCTAAATAAACATATCATCAGTTCCTACTATTTGTGAAGGAAAAGAATTTCAAACCAAGTACTAATGAAAGCAGCTCGATATCAATAATATGATGATTACTTTGTAGTTTAGTTTCAATTTATATTTATGGAAAATTCAGTTTTgatactttatttttataaattgatgtcgtaaatattattattaaatatttaataacaatcTCTTCAGctcaataaaatattatttatattctgCTACGTGCGCAGTCattaatgggttttttttttgtttacttcGTTCTTCGAGCTCCCGAATTCAACCCGGTCGAGAAAATGGatttctattaagtttaattttttcttGAAAGATCTGTTAAGTTTATTTAAAACTCTTTCAAGACACAAGCACAACCAATCCATGGTCCAGATCTGATCTGAAATCTGAATACATCGGTAAGTAGGTAGTATATCAAAGTTCTACTCTGCTTGTATTTTGTAAAGAATATGCATGCATTTTTCAAGCAATGACGTAATTTAGGCttatttttgtgtgtgtttaGGTTAGAACTGATGGGATCCGGTGGGAGCAAGGGTTCTTGCAGGGGAGGAGCTTCCTCGTCGAGTGGTGGGAGGAAGGGAATATCTATTGGAAAGAATAGAGTTTTCCAATCCTCTCGCCTGGGAGCGCCTTCTGGATCTGCTGACTCCCACTTTGACCGTCAGGTCTTTCCCCATTCTCTTGTCTCATATTTTCCCctctctcttcttcctcttccttgaAAAAGAAGTTCGCTTCTTCAGGTGGTTGTTGTTGATCACCATAATAAAGACTACGACTCTAATTTCACCAACCAGAACAGGAGAGAACGGGAATCTGAGTCGGATCAAGTGAAAAGAGAATGTTCCAGAAAGGTTAAAGCTGAATCGGCATCTGATTATAAAATGCCACTACCATGCATATCTTCCAATGGTGTAGATATAGATGCCTCGAGAAGTGGTAGCAGCTCTGGCAGAGCCACCACAGCAGTGCATCACTCTCCTTCTCGCTGCCTCTCTGGCTTTAGCTTCTTTTTGGGTAACATTAGCTTCGCAGAGCTAATAGTTTGGGTTCGTCTAGGGCATATCCTGTTTCTCCTCCAAGTCTTACAATATTGAACGTGATGACAACTTCGAGACACTTGAACATCGACAACTTTCCCCAAATTCTTCTTCTATAAACTTATATTCTTCCTTAACCGTCAATGATTCAGACACAGATAGAGTGGGTCAAGTTCAAATGGTCGTAACCAAGACGATTCTCTGATCAAACATGGTGAATACTGGGCTCAACATGATGAACTACATGGTGCTTGTTTTAATGCCTCAGAAGTGACCACTGGAAAAACTAATGATAATACAAATGATGGCATAGTTGAGATTTCTGATGATGGAAGGTTGGATAAGATGGAATTTTTATCTAACATCTGGGAACATGTTGAATCTGATGACTTTATGGAACGTGTGTGTCAAGGTTTAGATTCTCGACCCTCTTCCCTTGATGGAAATCATGCCATGTTAATTCAGCTCCCatctcatattctaccattaaaccaTGATCCCTTGATCTTACCAGCTGGGAGAGTCGGTGATCATGTTGATAATGATCACCATGGAGTTCGACCATTAAACCATGATCCCTTGATCTCATCAGCTAGGAGAGTTGGTGATCATGTTGATAGCGATCACCATGGACTTTGTGTACTAGAAAATATGGAGGATTCTCAGAAAGTGTAATGTTTTCACCAGCTCAGAATCCCTTATGAACAATTTGCTGACAGGGTTGACCAACTACCCAAATCCCAAGATGGCTCAAAAGGGGAGAGGCAAGTTTCACATTACTTTCTTAGCTGTGGGATTTATTGAATTCAGGAATAGAGAAACATTCCCAGATGAGACTTAAGCCTGTAAACACAGCAACTGTAGAAGATCCAGATGTTTGAAACTGTAAGTTCACATGCGAGACAGAACATTTCACTTGAGTAATATGTTACTCGGACTTGGTTTAAGCATATACTCGAGATCGGtgtgtttcattttcttttaatttttcttcatgTATTTAGAAGATGTTTGGAACATCATACCCTGAATGTTCAGAGGGTGCTCAAAAATAGTGAAGATGTTTAGAACATCTGTTGAGTTTTGTTGTTTGTTGTGATTGGCAGTTATTGTGAGTGCTTTGCAGCAGGGATTTACTGTAAGGATTATTGTGCATGTGATAACTGTTTGAACAAGCCAGATTATGAGGATATTGTTCTTGATATTCGACTTCAAATTGAATTGCTTAACCCTCTCGCATTGGCTCCACTTATTGTTAACCCACCTAATGATTCCCCTAATGTTACTGTAATTATAAATTCTATAATCCTACACTTTTTCCCTTTAAATTTGTGTAATTTCATAAGTGTTTGACAAGATGAACACACCATCAGCCAAGCACAAAAGTGGATGCAAATGCAAGAGGTCAAAATGCCTAAAATAGTAGTGCGAGTGCTATTGGGTATGTTTTAACTTTTTAGCTCCATGTTACTGATGTTGCTCccaatttccttttttatttttaagaacttGTATTCAAGATCCATGTGTAATATACACCTGGACATAGATATGTTATATGACTCTccaagtatataaaaaaaactctttAAATTACCAATCAGTGTTAGATTGCAAATCCTTTTCAAGTTTGAAAGATCAACATAAGCTTTTGATTGTTTGTTGAgtaaattcatttatggtttttgttgggtattttttttattgttgctttTGATTGTTTGTAGGACTGGTAGGAGGCGGAAAAATCTGGTTTTCTATTGCCACAGACTCGGTAATCCTCTCTATCCTGTTTGctaatgtttgattgaatgaaacttgaacttttttttaactAGTAAAATTTTAATGTACAGAAATAAAAAAGTAGTGAAGTATAGACAAAATCCAAGTAAGCATACTTGCGTTGGATGATTAGTATTTCTTTCAAATATTGTTGGATATCTAGCTAGGAGTTGTCTCTAGCTTGGAATGGAGTACAATCAAGAAGTTTGGAGcttaatatgtttttgtttaatATGCTATTCTAATATCCGCAAGAACATGAAATTTTGTCTAGAAATTTTGTTAAACATGTCTTCTTATTTCTTAAGAAGGTGCAAGGAAGTTTCCTCTAATAACAACAAAGTACCAGAAAATATTATGACTGATAGGTAGAACTTGTATGGTCAAGGGCACAAGGCGCATTCTAGGtgctaaaattcttttatttcctgAGGTGCAGGggcaagaaattaaaaaaaaagagcttgCCTAAGTGCAGTAAGGCAAAAGATATATGTGTCTATCCATTTATATACCAAGGTTAATAAATATAGTTATGATAATAAACTCTAAATTGTGATTCAGCTTATCtacaacatgtgcaaatttttttttcattaatagaGCAAGCTGCACGATTTCCTTATGATCCCATGTTGTTCTTGCCTGTTGTTGGATATTCAAATATTAtacttttaccctaaactttacaatttttacaatttggtccctactcaattaacccctcaattgatctaatttttctcaattaacaccttttccaactattttaaactactacatagcctttcatactcaaaaccgcaacaccaaaccttaattcccaactttttcacaattaagtccctaaaatcaatttctatcaaaattacttaataaaatcatcatataacaaaattaaagctttaattccatgttcattcatcatatacttccagcatgtattcatagaaactttcaaaatcagcc contains:
- the LOC121203202 gene encoding valine--tRNA ligase, chloroplastic/mitochondrial 2 is translated as MPSRAQVLAGTYEVQYDEEGRRTKLDMQDCCQWVKSRMEDRGANLVSKLHMLIDAVTESYNKYFFGDVGREIYDFFWGDFADRYIEASKARIYHSGDDSVALVTQTVLLYVFNNILKLLHPFMPFVTEELWQALPNRKEALIISSWPQTSLPRSTHLVKRFENLQAVTRAIRNARAEYSVEPAKCITASIVGSEEVIQYISEEKEVLALLSNHFADSPPEDAKQSVHLTASEGVEAYLPLADMVDISAEVQRLTKRLSKMQTEYEGLKARLNSPKDVSTDGLFFSNKLHILLCLLMPAITYKPLTIYNMCSLQFIEKAPKDAVRGVQEKAAEAEQKINLTKNRLAFLKSTVMLSQ
- the LOC107943540 gene encoding uncharacterized protein isoform X1 codes for the protein MGSGGSKGSCRGGASSSSGGRKGISIGKNRVFQSSRLGAPSGSADSHFDRQVVVVDHHNKDYDSNFTNQNRRERESESDQVKRECSRKVKAESASDYKMPLPCISSNGVDIDASRSGSSSGRATTAVHHSPSRCLSGFSFFLGNISFAELIVWVRLGHILFLLQVLQY